The DNA region ATTCTAATGAGGCACCCCCACCGGTTGAAATATGGTCGATATTTTTTTCTACACCAGCTTTATGTATGGCACTTACTGAATCACCACCACCTACTATTACAAACCCATCTGATTTAGCCAAAAAATGTGCTACCTCAAAGGTTCCATTGGCAAATGATTCATTTTCAAATAATCCCATAGGACCATTCCATAAAA from Deferribacterota bacterium includes:
- the pgk gene encoding phosphoglycerate kinase, coding for SPEGEPKAVDSANIDDNLMGLDIGIKTISLFKDGLKDAKTILWNGPMGLFENESFANGTFEVAHFLAKSDGFVIVGGGDSVSAIHKAGVEKNIDHISTGGGASLEFIENGTLPCISILTY